From a region of the Pan paniscus chromosome 19, NHGRI_mPanPan1-v2.0_pri, whole genome shotgun sequence genome:
- the SLC52A1 gene encoding solute carrier family 52, riboflavin transporter, member 1 isoform X1 — MAAPTLGRLVLTHLLVALFGMGSWAAVNGIWVELPVVVKDLPEGWSLPSYLSVVVALGNLGLLVVTLWRRLAPGKGEQVPIQVVQVLSVVGTALLAPLWHHVAPVAGQFHSVAFLTLALVLAMACCTSNVTFLPFLSHLPPPFLRSFFLGQGLGALLPCVLALVQGVGRLECPPAPTNGTSGPPLDFPERFPASTFFWALTALLVTSAAAFRGLLLLLPSLPSVTTGGSGPELQLGSPGAEEEEKEEEEALPLQEPPSQAAGTIPGPDPEAHQLFSAHGAFLLGLMAFTSALTNGVLPSVQSFSCLPYGRLAYHLAVVLGSAANPFACFLAMGVLCRSLAGLVGLSLLGMLFGAYLMALAILSPCPPLVGTTAGVVLVVSKWRHEVGRRVSPGASACHAQPAAVSSLAGAVVGAVSVCVLICESGCKLPAAWWGSAGIAGSWCGHPSGLPAWCRCHVPSHQHLPRVSKQKGLCRPLWPLSLGRWGPNSTPPVFIVRLPQCLTTCGPGRLPPTQERSWTPAHSIEDVGM; from the exons ATGGCAGCACCCACGCTGGGCCGTCTGGTGCTGACCCACCTGCTGGTGGCCCTTTTTGGCATGGGCTCCTGGGCTGCTGTGAACGGGATCTGGGTGGAGCTGCCTGTGGTGGTAAAAGACCTTCCAGAGG GTTGGAGCCTCCCCTCATACCTCTCTGTGGTTGTGGCGCTGGGAAACCTGGGTCTGCTGGTGGTGACCCTGTGGAGGCGGCTGGCCCCGGGCAAGGGCGAGCAGGTCCCCATCCAGGTGGTACAGGTGCTGAGTGTAGTGGgcacagccctgctggcccctctGTGGCACCACGTGGCCCCAGTGGCAGGGCAGTTCCACTCTGTGGCCTTCCTAACTCTGGCCTTGGTGTTGGCAATGGCCTGTTGTACCTCTAATGTCACTTTCCTGCCCTTCCTGAGCCACCTGCCACCTCCTTTCTTACGGTCTTTCTTCCTGGGTCAGGGTCTCGGTGCCCTGCTCCCCTGTGTGCTGGCCCTAGTGCAAGGTGTGGGCCGCCTCGAGTGCCCACCAGCGCCCACCAATGGCACCTCTGGGCCTCCCCTCGACTTCCCTGAGCGTTTTCCTGCCAGCACCTTCTTCTGGGCACTGACTGCCCTTCTGGTCACTTCAGCTGCCGCCTTCCGGGGTCTCCTGTTGCTGTTGCCATCACTACCCTCTGTAACCACAGGGGGCTCAGGGCCTGAACTTCAACTGGGATCCCCAGgagcagaggaggaagagaaggaggaagaagaggcttTGCCATTGCAGGAGCCACCGAGCCAGGCAGCAGGCACCATCCCTGGCCCAGACCCTGAGGCCCATCAGCTGTTCTCAGCCCATGGTGCCTTCCTGCTGGGCCTGATGGCCTTCACCAGTGCCCTGACCAATGGCGTGCTGCCTTCTGTGCAGAGCTTTTCCTGTTTGCCCTATGGGCGCCTGGCCTACCACCTGGCTGTGGTGCTGGGCAGTGCCGCCAACCCCTTTGCCTGCTTCCTGGCCATGGGCGTGCTGTGCAG GTCCCTGGCAGGGCTGGTTGGTCTTTCTCTGCTGGGCATGCTCTTTGGGGCCTACCTGATGGCACTGGCAATCCTGAGCCCCTGCCCACCCCTGGTGGGCACCACTGCAGGGGTGGTCCTTGTGGTGAGCAAGTGGAGACATGAAGTGGGGAGGAGGGTGTCCCCTGGAGCAAGTGCATGTCATGCTCAGCCTGCTGCTGTGTCCTCCCTTGCAGGTGCTGTCGTGGgtgctgtgtctgtgtgtgttctcATATGTGAAAGTGGCTGCAAGCTCCCTGCTGCATGGTGGGGGTCGGCCGGCATTGCTGGCAGCTGGTGTGGCCATCCAAGTGGGCTCCCTGCTTGGTGCCGGTGCCATGTTCCCTCCCACCAGCATCTACCACGTGTTTCAAAGCAGAAAGGACTGTGTAGACCCCTGTGGCCCCTGAGCCTGGGCAGGTGGGGACCCAACTCCACCCCACCTGTCTTCATCGTGAGGCTGCCACAGTGCCTGACTACTTGTGGCCCAGGCAGGCTTCCCCCAACACAGGAACGCTCATGGACACCTGCACACTCCATAGAAGACGTTGGCAtgtga
- the SLC52A1 gene encoding solute carrier family 52, riboflavin transporter, member 1 isoform X2, giving the protein MAAPTLGRLVLTHLLVALFGMGSWAAVNGIWVELPVVVKDLPEGWSLPSYLSVVVALGNLGLLVVTLWRRLAPGKGEQVPIQVVQVLSVVGTALLAPLWHHVAPVAGQFHSVAFLTLALVLAMACCTSNVTFLPFLSHLPPPFLRSFFLGQGLGALLPCVLALVQGVGRLECPPAPTNGTSGPPLDFPERFPASTFFWALTALLVTSAAAFRGLLLLLPSLPSVTTGGSGPELQLGSPGAEEEEKEEEEALPLQEPPSQAAGTIPGPDPEAHQLFSAHGAFLLGLMAFTSALTNGVLPSVQSFSCLPYGRLAYHLAVVLGSAANPFACFLAMGVLCRSLAGLVGLSLLGMLFGAYLMALAILSPCPPLVGTTAGVVLVVLSWVLCLCVFSYVKVAASSLLHGGGRPALLAAGVAIQVGSLLGAGAMFPPTSIYHVFQSRKDCVDPCGP; this is encoded by the exons ATGGCAGCACCCACGCTGGGCCGTCTGGTGCTGACCCACCTGCTGGTGGCCCTTTTTGGCATGGGCTCCTGGGCTGCTGTGAACGGGATCTGGGTGGAGCTGCCTGTGGTGGTAAAAGACCTTCCAGAGG GTTGGAGCCTCCCCTCATACCTCTCTGTGGTTGTGGCGCTGGGAAACCTGGGTCTGCTGGTGGTGACCCTGTGGAGGCGGCTGGCCCCGGGCAAGGGCGAGCAGGTCCCCATCCAGGTGGTACAGGTGCTGAGTGTAGTGGgcacagccctgctggcccctctGTGGCACCACGTGGCCCCAGTGGCAGGGCAGTTCCACTCTGTGGCCTTCCTAACTCTGGCCTTGGTGTTGGCAATGGCCTGTTGTACCTCTAATGTCACTTTCCTGCCCTTCCTGAGCCACCTGCCACCTCCTTTCTTACGGTCTTTCTTCCTGGGTCAGGGTCTCGGTGCCCTGCTCCCCTGTGTGCTGGCCCTAGTGCAAGGTGTGGGCCGCCTCGAGTGCCCACCAGCGCCCACCAATGGCACCTCTGGGCCTCCCCTCGACTTCCCTGAGCGTTTTCCTGCCAGCACCTTCTTCTGGGCACTGACTGCCCTTCTGGTCACTTCAGCTGCCGCCTTCCGGGGTCTCCTGTTGCTGTTGCCATCACTACCCTCTGTAACCACAGGGGGCTCAGGGCCTGAACTTCAACTGGGATCCCCAGgagcagaggaggaagagaaggaggaagaagaggcttTGCCATTGCAGGAGCCACCGAGCCAGGCAGCAGGCACCATCCCTGGCCCAGACCCTGAGGCCCATCAGCTGTTCTCAGCCCATGGTGCCTTCCTGCTGGGCCTGATGGCCTTCACCAGTGCCCTGACCAATGGCGTGCTGCCTTCTGTGCAGAGCTTTTCCTGTTTGCCCTATGGGCGCCTGGCCTACCACCTGGCTGTGGTGCTGGGCAGTGCCGCCAACCCCTTTGCCTGCTTCCTGGCCATGGGCGTGCTGTGCAG GTCCCTGGCAGGGCTGGTTGGTCTTTCTCTGCTGGGCATGCTCTTTGGGGCCTACCTGATGGCACTGGCAATCCTGAGCCCCTGCCCACCCCTGGTGGGCACCACTGCAGGGGTGGTCCTTGTG GTGCTGTCGTGGgtgctgtgtctgtgtgtgttctcATATGTGAAAGTGGCTGCAAGCTCCCTGCTGCATGGTGGGGGTCGGCCGGCATTGCTGGCAGCTGGTGTGGCCATCCAAGTGGGCTCCCTGCTTGGTGCCGGTGCCATGTTCCCTCCCACCAGCATCTACCACGTGTTTCAAAGCAGAAAGGACTGTGTAGACCCCTGTGGCCCCTGA